A stretch of Chloracidobacterium validum DNA encodes these proteins:
- a CDS encoding response regulator: MKKLLVVEDDPLIRQSVALALQAQGFHVATAEDGSAALKQLGTDQVDGIVCDIAMPSMDGIELCRTLRLDARTARIPFLFLSAYQGIEDRLQGLSVGADDFLGKPFSLEELVYRINRLLTNQQQPLVNDSLDVNPNHLGQVSFEQALDLICSHQLSGLLNVILSDNAVGQVWFEDGRSVAAKLESASGETLLEASAALEHILRAPRTFFHFSGQQTLDNAVLVSRITRIVESEFVRG, encoded by the coding sequence ATGAAGAAACTTCTCGTTGTTGAAGACGACCCACTGATTCGCCAATCCGTAGCCCTCGCGCTCCAGGCGCAAGGGTTTCACGTTGCCACGGCTGAAGACGGGAGCGCCGCCCTCAAGCAGCTCGGCACCGACCAAGTGGACGGTATCGTCTGCGACATTGCCATGCCCAGCATGGATGGTATCGAGTTGTGCCGGACACTACGCCTTGACGCCCGAACAGCGCGCATTCCGTTTCTTTTCCTGAGCGCTTATCAGGGCATTGAAGACCGTCTGCAAGGCTTATCCGTCGGCGCGGACGACTTTCTCGGCAAGCCCTTCAGTCTTGAAGAACTGGTTTATCGAATCAACCGGCTGCTGACCAACCAGCAGCAACCCCTGGTGAACGACAGTCTCGATGTCAACCCTAACCACCTTGGCCAAGTTTCTTTTGAACAGGCGCTGGATTTGATTTGCTCCCATCAGTTGAGCGGTTTGTTGAACGTCATCCTCAGTGATAACGCGGTCGGACAGGTGTGGTTTGAAGACGGGCGCTCAGTTGCCGCCAAGCTTGAGTCAGCCAGCGGCGAGACATTGTTGGAAGCGTCCGCCGCGTTGGAGCATATCCTGCGGGCACCGCGTACCTTCTTTCACTTTTCTGGACAACAAACCCTTGATAATGCCGTTCTCGTGAGCCGGATCACGCGCATTGTCGAGTCTGAATTCGTCCGGGGCTAA
- a CDS encoding NAD(P)/FAD-dependent oxidoreductase — protein sequence MTTPHTTSSPIDILVLGGGFAGLNTAFQLSNYPWTRPVRITLVDRNDRFLFTPMAYEILTGEVEVWEIAPLYRDVLGNRAVTFVQGNIERIDLAKRQVQVGERVYRYDYLALALGGRPNFRQVPGADKYSQPFYDLGHVQAYQKHIDRVLDRAKQTSDAKARKALLNFLVVGAGTCGVEVSCKLADYLDAQAQARGLERKEMEIHLIDRNERILRGVAHRLEPIALDALQRRNVSLVLDWGVTKVTPEGVEIRCDKQGTLKQVAAATVTWTGGIEMHPLLADLPIEKDPHGRVRVTQRLEVPGQPGVYAMGDATHFPTDDGKGLPATAQVAVRQSEIAAWNIRADIEGWAKLPYIYIGLGEMLTLGIGEAGADAFGMCIGGTLGAAMRRTVYLTKLPTMGLKVRVGGTWTNEIAKSLLATGERALDAVRQTAAQAQANRAA from the coding sequence ATGACTACTCCGCACACGACTTCATCACCGATTGACATTCTCGTTTTAGGCGGCGGGTTTGCCGGTTTGAATACGGCCTTCCAGTTGTCAAACTACCCGTGGACGCGCCCGGTGCGCATTACCCTGGTGGACCGCAATGACCGGTTCCTGTTCACGCCGATGGCCTACGAAATCCTGACCGGCGAAGTCGAAGTCTGGGAGATCGCGCCACTGTACCGCGACGTTCTCGGCAATCGGGCGGTGACGTTCGTGCAGGGCAACATCGAGCGAATAGACCTTGCCAAGCGCCAGGTGCAGGTGGGTGAGCGTGTCTATCGGTATGACTATCTGGCGCTGGCGCTGGGTGGTCGCCCTAATTTCCGCCAAGTGCCCGGCGCGGATAAATACTCACAGCCATTTTACGACCTGGGCCATGTCCAAGCGTACCAGAAGCATATTGATCGGGTGCTCGACCGCGCCAAGCAAACCAGCGATGCCAAGGCCCGCAAGGCGCTACTGAATTTTCTGGTCGTTGGCGCCGGAACCTGCGGTGTGGAAGTAAGCTGCAAGCTGGCCGATTACCTCGATGCCCAGGCCCAGGCGCGTGGGCTTGAGCGCAAGGAAATGGAAATCCACCTCATTGACCGCAACGAGCGAATTTTGCGCGGGGTGGCGCACCGGCTCGAACCAATTGCGCTGGATGCCTTGCAGCGGCGCAATGTCAGTTTGGTGCTGGACTGGGGCGTGACGAAGGTGACGCCCGAAGGTGTCGAAATTCGCTGCGACAAACAGGGGACGCTCAAGCAAGTGGCGGCGGCTACTGTCACCTGGACCGGCGGCATCGAAATGCATCCACTGCTGGCGGACCTGCCGATTGAGAAAGACCCCCATGGTCGAGTGCGTGTCACACAACGTCTGGAAGTGCCCGGGCAACCCGGCGTCTATGCCATGGGGGATGCCACCCATTTCCCGACCGACGATGGCAAGGGACTGCCAGCTACGGCGCAGGTCGCGGTCCGGCAATCAGAAATTGCCGCTTGGAATATCCGCGCCGACATCGAAGGATGGGCCAAGCTGCCCTACATCTACATCGGGTTGGGGGAGATGCTGACGCTCGGCATTGGGGAAGCCGGCGCGGATGCCTTTGGCATGTGCATTGGCGGGACCCTTGGCGCGGCCATGCGGCGCACGGTTTACCTGACGAAGCTTCCAACCATGGGGCTGAAAGTGCGCGTGGGTGGCACATGGACGAACGAGATTGCCAAAAGCCTGCTCGCCACTGGCGAACGCGCCCTTGACGCCGTCCGCCAAACGGCCGCCCAGGCGCAGGCAAACCGCGCCGCCTAA
- a CDS encoding two-component regulator propeller domain-containing protein — protein sequence MPFVIARPRLFGHPLPFVWRRLRYVLLGACGLLAGLTVTAWARSHPPPTTFVRLSTGQGLSQSTAQCLTQDNQGFLWIGTQDGLNRYDGYTFQTFRADPTHSASLSDNYITALCATPTGLWIGTQHGLNRYDPVRQVFTRFYARAEDPQSLAHDRITALGCDARGGLWVGTPHGLHRWEGERFTRFPYQDDSGLAESLNVIRAIVPDATGTLWLGTNGGLCRFDPSSGKFTPALVGQRVLALQFDRQGKLWLVGQGLTCYEPDRGRVTHFRHDPRRPDSLASDQTRAVVEDARGRLWVGTWGSGLSRLETENDGGRFTHFRHNPRQPTSLGHDFIWQLVRDQAGTVWIGTDFGGLNQMVEGRFAIHDANPDRGDRLSDGLVWSLTEDRRGNLWVGTNQGLNCLDPQGGIRHYLADHRPGQLNHGIVGALLTTRDGTLWAGTEQGGLHRLDATANRFTSLRHQPGRADGLSDDWVHALCETRAGELWVGTQRGLDRVDPPTQRVVDRRPRRPDEPGRDAIWAIQEDPTGALWLGTERGLFRWQPQTRQEDHYWHDPSRPDSLTHDWVLALHLDRKGSLWAGTPGGLNRFQPDHRTFVRYTTAQGLPNNVINVILEDEAGHLWLGTNHGLCRFDPETETCRTYDLRDGLPSNEISTAAGWRSADGWLHMGTTAGFFSFHPSQLVDNAFIPPVAITSFRIFDRPAADFDAARGVTLTHRENFFAFEFAALNFIAPEKNQYAYRLEGFDRDWVLCGTRRYAGYTNLDPGDYVFQVRAANNDGVWNDQGVRLRLRILPPFWRTGWAYALYTVASLGLVLGLYQLQVRRWRSQAAWREAQLQMQATQAARDAADARAQAAEAQAQAAAVQAQAAQQLAERNRELEARNAELIASQRRADRMFSALADALPGTTLDDKYRLDEKIGAGGFGAVFRGTHLTLGYAVAVKVFKPIAGNDSAEALERFRREGVAISRLDHPNIVRVMDSGLSQDGIAYLVMELLTGHSLRHELCGRLPLRRVVSLLIPVCRALDEAHRQGIVHRDIKPDNVFLHQTPRGEIVKVVDFGIAKLIGAGRGEDDLTATGAVIGTPTYVAPERVAGQPYDGKSDVYSVGVMAYEMLAGHLPFPATDGNPFAVLLAHLNVTPPPLRQFVPELPAGVVELVNQALSKDPALRPSAAELGTRLVEVIQHVSGSFTDESTSDDVTQAIERPTLPLGADTGDHGLKTHRNLTVSPSLPPARVTHQGTPPEAAPTLIADESSLP from the coding sequence ATGCCGTTCGTGATCGCTCGACCAAGGCTGTTTGGTCATCCACTGCCATTTGTTTGGCGCCGACTCCGTTACGTCCTGCTTGGCGCGTGTGGGCTACTGGCGGGATTGACCGTGACCGCCTGGGCGCGGTCACATCCACCGCCAACGACGTTCGTTCGGCTTTCAACGGGACAGGGTCTCTCTCAGAGCACCGCGCAGTGCCTCACGCAAGATAATCAAGGCTTTCTGTGGATTGGCACGCAGGACGGCCTCAATCGCTACGATGGCTATACGTTTCAAACCTTTCGCGCTGACCCAACCCACTCCGCGAGTCTGAGCGACAACTACATCACGGCGTTATGCGCCACCCCCACCGGACTCTGGATTGGCACCCAGCACGGTCTCAATCGCTATGACCCGGTGCGCCAGGTCTTCACCCGCTTTTACGCCAGGGCGGAAGACCCCCAGAGCCTTGCGCACGACCGCATCACGGCGCTCGGCTGCGATGCGCGCGGCGGCTTATGGGTTGGGACGCCACATGGGTTGCATCGCTGGGAAGGGGAGCGCTTCACCCGCTTCCCCTACCAGGACGACTCCGGCCTGGCGGAAAGTCTCAATGTCATCCGCGCCATCGTCCCAGACGCCACGGGAACACTGTGGCTCGGCACGAATGGCGGCCTGTGCCGGTTCGACCCGTCCAGCGGGAAGTTCACCCCGGCGCTCGTCGGTCAACGAGTTCTCGCGCTTCAGTTTGACCGCCAGGGAAAACTCTGGCTCGTCGGGCAGGGACTGACCTGCTATGAGCCAGACCGGGGTCGGGTGACGCACTTTCGCCATGATCCTCGGCGGCCAGATAGCCTTGCCAGCGACCAAACGCGCGCCGTGGTCGAAGACGCCCGGGGCCGCCTGTGGGTTGGGACGTGGGGCAGCGGACTCAGCCGCCTAGAAACCGAAAACGATGGCGGGCGGTTCACGCACTTCCGCCACAACCCCCGGCAGCCAACGTCGCTTGGGCATGACTTCATTTGGCAACTCGTGCGTGACCAGGCCGGAACGGTTTGGATTGGGACTGACTTCGGCGGACTCAACCAAATGGTCGAGGGGCGTTTCGCCATTCATGACGCCAACCCGGACCGGGGTGACCGCCTCAGTGATGGGCTGGTCTGGTCACTCACGGAAGACCGGCGCGGCAACCTCTGGGTTGGAACCAACCAGGGCCTGAACTGCCTTGATCCCCAGGGGGGCATCCGTCACTACTTGGCTGACCACCGCCCCGGCCAACTCAACCACGGCATCGTGGGAGCGTTGCTCACAACGCGGGATGGCACGCTCTGGGCAGGCACCGAGCAGGGCGGACTCCATCGCCTTGACGCCACGGCCAACCGATTTACCTCCCTTCGCCACCAACCCGGTCGAGCCGATGGCTTGAGTGACGATTGGGTCCATGCGTTGTGCGAAACCCGCGCCGGTGAACTCTGGGTCGGGACGCAGCGCGGACTTGACCGGGTTGACCCACCAACCCAACGGGTGGTTGACCGGCGGCCGCGCCGTCCTGACGAACCGGGACGCGACGCCATTTGGGCCATTCAGGAAGATCCAACCGGCGCGCTCTGGCTGGGCACGGAGCGCGGTTTATTCCGATGGCAGCCCCAAACCCGGCAGGAAGACCACTATTGGCATGATCCATCCCGCCCCGATAGCTTGACCCACGATTGGGTTCTGGCACTGCATCTCGACCGGAAGGGAAGCTTGTGGGCCGGGACGCCAGGCGGACTCAATCGCTTCCAGCCCGACCATCGAACCTTTGTTCGCTACACGACGGCCCAGGGGCTGCCCAACAACGTCATCAATGTCATCCTGGAAGATGAGGCCGGCCATCTTTGGCTTGGCACAAACCACGGACTCTGCCGGTTTGACCCGGAAACGGAAACTTGCCGCACCTATGACCTCCGCGATGGGCTGCCCTCCAACGAAATCAGCACGGCTGCGGGATGGCGGAGCGCGGACGGTTGGCTACACATGGGCACCACCGCCGGTTTTTTCTCGTTTCACCCATCCCAGCTCGTGGACAACGCTTTCATCCCACCCGTTGCCATCACCAGTTTTCGGATTTTTGACCGTCCGGCGGCAGACTTCGATGCTGCGCGGGGGGTGACGTTGACCCACCGGGAGAACTTCTTTGCCTTCGAGTTTGCCGCGCTGAACTTCATCGCGCCTGAAAAGAACCAGTATGCCTATCGGCTGGAGGGCTTTGACCGAGACTGGGTGTTGTGCGGCACCCGGCGTTATGCCGGGTACACGAATCTGGATCCAGGGGACTATGTCTTTCAGGTGCGCGCCGCCAACAACGACGGTGTCTGGAATGACCAGGGCGTTCGTCTCCGCCTGCGCATTCTTCCGCCCTTTTGGCGCACCGGTTGGGCGTACGCGCTCTACACGGTTGCCAGCCTGGGGCTGGTGCTTGGGCTTTACCAGTTGCAGGTGCGCCGCTGGCGCTCCCAAGCTGCCTGGCGCGAAGCGCAGCTTCAGATGCAAGCCACGCAGGCTGCGCGGGATGCCGCGGACGCCCGCGCTCAGGCGGCTGAAGCCCAGGCCCAGGCCGCCGCAGTGCAGGCGCAAGCCGCGCAGCAACTCGCTGAGCGCAACCGTGAACTCGAAGCCCGCAATGCCGAGTTGATCGCTTCCCAGCGCCGCGCCGACCGCATGTTTTCCGCCCTGGCGGATGCCCTGCCTGGAACGACGCTCGACGACAAATACCGACTCGATGAAAAAATCGGCGCGGGTGGATTTGGCGCTGTCTTCAGGGGAACGCACCTTACCCTTGGCTATGCGGTTGCCGTCAAGGTTTTCAAGCCCATTGCCGGGAACGATAGTGCCGAGGCCCTGGAGCGCTTCCGCCGGGAAGGCGTCGCCATTTCGCGGCTTGATCACCCAAACATTGTGCGTGTCATGGATTCCGGGCTGTCACAGGATGGCATCGCCTATTTGGTCATGGAGCTACTGACCGGACATTCACTCAGGCACGAGCTGTGCGGACGTTTACCCCTGCGCCGGGTGGTCAGCCTGTTGATTCCCGTGTGCCGGGCGTTGGATGAGGCCCACCGGCAGGGCATCGTCCACCGCGACATCAAGCCGGACAATGTCTTTCTTCATCAGACGCCACGGGGCGAGATTGTCAAAGTCGTGGATTTCGGCATCGCCAAGCTGATCGGTGCCGGACGTGGGGAGGATGACCTCACTGCCACGGGGGCTGTGATCGGCACGCCAACCTATGTTGCCCCGGAGCGGGTTGCCGGCCAGCCCTACGACGGAAAATCCGACGTTTACAGTGTTGGCGTCATGGCCTATGAGATGCTGGCCGGGCATCTGCCGTTTCCGGCGACCGATGGCAACCCCTTTGCTGTGCTGTTGGCCCATCTCAATGTTACGCCCCCGCCACTCCGCCAGTTCGTGCCGGAGCTTCCGGCGGGCGTTGTTGAACTCGTCAACCAAGCCCTGTCGAAAGACCCGGCACTGCGTCCATCAGCCGCCGAGCTGGGGACACGATTGGTTGAGGTCATCCAGCACGTGAGCGGAAGCTTTACAGACGAGTCGACGAGTGACGATGTAACCCAGGCCATCGAGCGGCCGACCCTCCCCCTTGGTGCGGATACAGGCGACCACGGACTCAAAACGCATCGAAACCTTACCGTGTCGCCCAGCTTGCCGCCCGCCCGTGTGACCCATCAAGGCACTCCCCCCGAAGCTGCTCCGACCCTGATTGCTGATGAATCAAGCCTGCCCTGA
- a CDS encoding HU family DNA-binding protein — MAAKAAKSTSPSTTTKSKAAAPTKAAASAKAATPAKKAPAKKAPAKAMTKTEIINHFAEKFALPKATVRGFFDEQAELAAAQSKVGFTIPGIGKLVVREYKAREGRNPRTGEKMKIKARKRLKFVISAAAKKAAGFDK, encoded by the coding sequence ATGGCTGCCAAGGCTGCAAAATCCACGTCACCGAGCACCACCACGAAATCGAAAGCGGCCGCGCCGACCAAGGCTGCGGCATCGGCCAAAGCGGCGACCCCGGCCAAGAAAGCGCCGGCCAAGAAAGCGCCGGCGAAAGCCATGACCAAAACCGAGATTATCAACCACTTTGCCGAAAAGTTTGCGCTGCCGAAAGCAACGGTGCGCGGCTTTTTTGATGAACAGGCTGAGTTGGCGGCGGCTCAGTCCAAGGTTGGGTTTACGATTCCAGGAATTGGCAAGTTGGTCGTTCGGGAGTATAAAGCCCGCGAGGGGCGCAACCCGCGCACGGGCGAAAAAATGAAAATCAAAGCCCGCAAGCGCCTCAAATTCGTTATCTCGGCAGCGGCCAAAAAGGCGGCCGGCTTCGATAAGTAG